One stretch of Muribaculum intestinale DNA includes these proteins:
- a CDS encoding DUF5123 domain-containing protein — MKFNIFRFAAMAAVALALTACDDDDKFTSRGDLFQPRFATSPEVTVKNHNDMTLVWYKVNDAVGYTVQLFEDSYYQRLFMELETTDPYVTIEDIPYATTFYVRVRSNAANPANNSQWARCNFSTEARPDYEQILMGVSKTEIGDNDAIIRWRVDAANPVDSFSVVPAISSDIPSVSRYVTSEEKQTGEIHVTGLIPSTLYTVNVYDTSKPRKYDKPYNAVSLRTTGPAPATVEVEPTDDLSAMLIAANDDPETPEGTVYDLLAGTTYTITPFAIKKGFVLHGPSTGDRPVIVMNGTWSTAANANIASFSFENVELRNQADNQYFFNSGNPFEMETASFTNCVFRQIRRGFWRHQGASTKHISNIEIDNCWFDQCGWQSGTYGTFAFGSGNKDEIGTYDQIDNLTIRNTTFSRGGYKQDTRFGWGNLVNHSQSSHPINLIIESVTFYDFCINQRLVDITNTERSTVTVRNTVIASDMGELLSLGSGTRTTFSNNYATTDYRLGGSQIRATSVGAAAADLFVNPDGGDLTLKDHSSLIFINEAGDPRWLVD, encoded by the coding sequence ATGAAATTCAATATATTCCGTTTTGCAGCCATGGCGGCGGTTGCGCTCGCCCTCACTGCCTGCGACGACGATGACAAGTTTACCTCGCGTGGCGACCTGTTCCAGCCCCGCTTTGCAACAAGCCCCGAAGTCACCGTCAAGAATCACAACGATATGACGCTTGTATGGTACAAGGTCAACGACGCTGTAGGCTATACCGTGCAGCTCTTCGAGGACAGCTACTATCAGCGCCTTTTCATGGAACTTGAGACCACCGACCCATATGTGACCATCGAGGATATACCTTACGCGACCACATTCTATGTGAGAGTACGTTCCAATGCGGCCAATCCTGCCAACAATTCACAGTGGGCCCGCTGCAACTTCTCTACCGAGGCACGTCCTGATTACGAGCAGATACTAATGGGCGTGTCAAAGACTGAAATCGGCGACAACGACGCTATAATCCGCTGGCGTGTCGACGCAGCCAATCCGGTCGACAGTTTCTCGGTGGTTCCGGCCATCTCGTCCGACATACCTTCGGTAAGCCGTTACGTGACATCAGAGGAGAAGCAGACCGGCGAGATACACGTTACAGGGCTTATCCCCTCCACACTGTATACAGTCAATGTCTACGACACCTCCAAGCCGCGTAAATACGACAAGCCCTACAATGCAGTGTCGCTCCGCACCACCGGTCCCGCGCCGGCTACCGTTGAGGTAGAGCCTACCGACGACCTCTCGGCCATGCTGATTGCCGCCAACGACGATCCCGAGACTCCCGAAGGCACTGTATACGACCTCCTCGCAGGTACTACATATACTATCACTCCCTTTGCTATCAAGAAAGGATTCGTATTGCATGGTCCCTCTACGGGCGACCGTCCGGTAATCGTGATGAACGGCACTTGGAGCACCGCAGCCAACGCCAATATCGCCTCATTCTCGTTTGAGAATGTCGAACTTCGCAATCAGGCCGACAATCAGTACTTCTTCAACTCAGGCAATCCATTCGAAATGGAGACCGCATCGTTTACCAACTGTGTGTTCCGTCAGATTCGCCGTGGCTTCTGGCGTCACCAGGGTGCAAGCACCAAGCATATATCGAACATTGAGATTGACAACTGCTGGTTTGACCAGTGCGGGTGGCAGAGCGGTACTTACGGTACATTCGCATTCGGTTCAGGCAACAAGGACGAAATCGGCACATACGACCAGATTGACAATCTGACCATACGCAACACAACATTCTCGCGTGGCGGATACAAACAGGATACTCGATTTGGCTGGGGCAATCTTGTCAACCACTCACAGTCGTCTCATCCGATTAATCTTATCATAGAGAGTGTCACATTCTACGATTTCTGTATCAACCAGCGTCTTGTCGACATTACCAACACCGAGCGCTCTACAGTAACCGTGCGCAATACCGTCATTGCATCCGACATGGGCGAGCTGCTTTCGCTCGGATCGGGCACACGCACTACATTCTCCAACAACTACGCTACTACCGACTACCGTCTTGGAGGCTCTCAGATTCGTGCCACAAGCGTCGGAGCAGCTGCGGCCGACCTGTTTGTGAATCCCGACGGCGGCGACCTTACCCTTAAGGACCACTCGTCGCTGATATTCATCAACGAGGCAGGCGACCCGCGCTGGCTCGTCGACTGA
- a CDS encoding RagB/SusD family nutrient uptake outer membrane protein, with the protein MKLNIFRYIAFGAIAVSLSACEDFLDVSPDSSITNEDIFSSEDETKAMLNTIYTKLTANDLYGLAWPYTFNTNTDVEMRSNGNQNSTSGNGDEVNCFDMRALWGSLEKTWNAAYEAVNYCNDFVENMEQSPLFSAQVSGTPTMMQQMYGEVKCLRAMLYLDLIRTWGDVPYRTESTKVGIDFYGEGVTDRNVILSSLIDDLIGIEDLMLPAADLTEGVERASREYCQALIGQLCLYRGGYALRPGGSTGVMTRADDYLEYYRTAKTYLGKVISDNRHSLDRESFAEMWARECRWQVLRDGDIIFEVPMMKDGNGAYGYNVGMTIGYNEDRPGHQFGQATNRVNFCGLYPFTFDQRDLRLDVTCVPYKYDEDLNQEADFGKSCVSGWNIGKWDKMKMDLDNMMSGIAGSTGINAVRMRYADVLLMFAEVENELNGPTADAKEALKKVRRRAFDSSLYGEMVETYVEGLAGRDAFFKAIMDERAWEFGGEGIRKYDLARWNKYSETLIYLYNKLADWGKRANGIGTRDDVRDVIYMRKSTNDAGRTTLEFRGFKEYGEDVDHPASEGWRDQQDYAKNWWTRNAETGDYELHDDVKWSLRGYINYTNAGSVTSDIPVRYLCPYPSRIITTHKGSIQQQYGYR; encoded by the coding sequence ATGAAACTCAATATATTCCGCTATATAGCTTTCGGCGCGATAGCCGTGTCGCTCTCAGCCTGCGAGGACTTCCTCGATGTAAGTCCCGACTCGTCGATTACCAACGAGGACATATTCTCATCGGAGGACGAGACAAAGGCGATGCTCAACACTATCTACACCAAGCTGACCGCCAACGACCTCTATGGTCTGGCATGGCCCTACACATTCAATACCAACACCGATGTCGAGATGAGGTCAAACGGCAACCAGAACTCCACCTCGGGCAACGGCGACGAAGTAAACTGCTTTGACATGCGTGCTCTATGGGGTTCGCTCGAAAAGACCTGGAATGCCGCATATGAGGCCGTCAACTACTGTAACGACTTTGTGGAGAACATGGAGCAGTCGCCCCTATTCTCGGCCCAGGTCAGCGGCACACCTACTATGATGCAGCAGATGTATGGTGAGGTGAAGTGTCTGCGCGCGATGCTCTATCTCGACCTTATCCGCACATGGGGCGACGTGCCTTACCGCACCGAGTCGACCAAGGTTGGCATCGACTTCTACGGAGAGGGTGTCACCGACCGCAATGTGATTCTTTCCAGTCTCATCGACGACCTTATCGGCATAGAGGATCTTATGCTTCCTGCCGCCGACCTTACCGAGGGTGTTGAACGTGCCTCCCGCGAATACTGTCAGGCGCTTATCGGACAGCTCTGTCTCTATCGCGGCGGATATGCCCTGCGCCCCGGTGGCTCTACCGGTGTGATGACCCGCGCCGATGATTATCTCGAATACTACCGTACGGCAAAGACCTACCTCGGCAAGGTGATTTCCGACAACCGTCATTCGCTCGACCGCGAGAGCTTCGCCGAAATGTGGGCCCGCGAATGCCGCTGGCAGGTGCTCCGCGACGGTGACATCATATTCGAGGTGCCGATGATGAAGGATGGAAACGGTGCTTACGGCTACAACGTCGGCATGACTATCGGCTACAACGAGGACCGTCCCGGACATCAGTTCGGACAGGCTACCAACCGTGTCAACTTCTGCGGCCTCTATCCCTTCACTTTCGACCAGCGCGACCTCCGTCTCGATGTCACCTGTGTCCCCTACAAGTACGACGAGGACCTAAACCAGGAAGCCGACTTCGGCAAGAGCTGTGTGTCGGGCTGGAATATCGGCAAGTGGGATAAGATGAAGATGGATCTCGACAATATGATGTCGGGTATCGCCGGCTCGACCGGTATTAACGCCGTGCGTATGCGCTACGCCGACGTGCTCCTGATGTTTGCCGAGGTCGAGAATGAACTGAACGGTCCGACAGCCGACGCCAAGGAAGCGCTCAAGAAGGTGCGCCGCCGCGCTTTCGACAGCTCGCTCTATGGCGAGATGGTAGAGACATATGTCGAGGGTCTTGCCGGACGCGACGCATTCTTCAAGGCCATCATGGACGAGCGCGCCTGGGAATTCGGCGGTGAAGGTATACGCAAGTATGACCTCGCACGCTGGAACAAATATTCCGAAACTCTGATATACCTTTATAATAAACTCGCTGACTGGGGCAAGCGTGCCAACGGTATCGGTACCCGTGATGATGTGCGCGATGTAATCTACATGCGCAAGAGCACCAACGATGCCGGACGCACAACCCTTGAGTTCCGTGGCTTCAAGGAGTATGGCGAGGATGTCGATCACCCCGCATCCGAGGGATGGCGCGACCAGCAGGACTATGCCAAGAACTGGTGGACACGCAATGCCGAGACAGGTGACTACGAGCTTCACGACGATGTGAAGTGGAGCTTACGTGGATACATCAACTATACCAATGCCGGAAGTGTCACCTCCGATATCCCCGTGCGTTATCTTTGTCCTTATCCAAGCCGTATCATCACTACCCACAAGGGTAGCATACAGCAGCAGTACGGTTATCGTTAA
- a CDS encoding choice-of-anchor J domain-containing protein, protein MRKILLSAVALALSFCVIGVADMMAAAFTPVLYGNLIYTRTWGDEDATRAGVYRFNASNAPEVALEYHPGEGNIYANGGAVYADGKYYVLTHVPNTGKIQKNILYTYDADTWTLISEKEIPLSTSASDLTWCPVDNKVYGVFTNSTSSGYVFGTLCLDDGVVSEIKEITLMDGNRPVSFLVVAADKEGDIYGIASTGDLYRFDRLTGDYTCVGPTGFVPALWNQSGCFDFTTGELYWAACNADLSALFIVDTSTGAATRVCTFADDEEFVGLYSLSSVADLKGPQAVGSLTVVLDRNVLSGTISFDMPSVTISGDAVSGSLDYTVEDGGTVIMSGTASAGATVERDITFAEGLHTLVVYAASSEGRGASSRLTVYAGDDTPAVPSGVSAVKTGDEIVISWNAVADGAHRGYVDPSAVTYTVTRMPDAQVVASGISSTSCKDTALPSLLGDYTYEVAASYAGKQGSPAVSAPLTLGSTLSAPVAFDLTDEAQFKFFTVIDANADGTTWQWSINGTRCNYHRTNNTDDWLVTPPVELKAGHRYKIEIEGRSGSNRYKEMFEVMAGPSPHAEALAIPVIGPTELTAGNRETVTAVFTPDADGPCRFGIHGISEKYMNGIYIYSFSVSEPVAPGAPVAPSALVAEAAPLGRLEATVSAIAPVEAVDGSAIVSLLKAEIVNLTTGNTVSVVDNPEPGAQVSVTDVAPVNGFNEYSVVFYTEAGKGYPATVSVYVGEDIPQPVSDVVLRQEGDNAVLVWKAPAEGVNGGYVNPDRLTYRVALSSSSVTVAPSLTECTFTDSSQPTDGQRVLQYTVYATSAAGTSSGTRSNSLTFGTPYTAPFVESFSGGREDMSPWVTIVEEGTGYPSWTPTTKGYDNIDYSQDGDAGWVKYSSNGTVTLVSPLVDIAPLRSPMLKFWMMSPDGPVALDVMVSADQGLTWDILCSLQAECAAWECVTFGLDRYASANRLQVAFKAATRDYNDMMLDNIRLTDSRAIDLGVVSFSGPERVVGGTVAAYSVRLLNEGTQTAENYTVDISAGGRLLASATGAPVEPDGFVSLSVDVPVPVNVESIGLTAAVTVDGDEYGANDEAALAVSVDVPRLPVVGSLSAVNAGGAVRLVWERPAEERNPSPFTDSLESLDPWDFGGVSAGNPHGAIGDYRIYDADGGATVAISSWAKHPNAYAPMAFQVAKAGKYPDLDLSTYGVNARSGACSFVVWGAAEGASSDWLILPELFPGETTVAFWAHAAAVSYGQIRPEKIEILYSSTGCDIADFTTYGEPFEVPNGWSTDSENGFRKYEVTLPADAKYAAIRASLSTQDNKAIVIDDITFVPASSPMEQLEIRGYNIYRDGERIAWSDVEEYLDTTSGDGKTHVYNVTTAYHVGESAFSNDADVFTSGIEAVADDTACTPVRYYNLQGIAIRTPVRGNTYIVRLSDGTTAKRVF, encoded by the coding sequence ATGCGAAAAATCCTGCTGTCAGCCGTCGCGCTGGCCCTGTCTTTCTGTGTGATTGGAGTGGCCGATATGATGGCCGCGGCTTTTACCCCTGTGCTCTACGGCAACCTGATTTATACCCGTACATGGGGCGATGAAGACGCTACCCGTGCCGGCGTATACCGCTTCAATGCCTCAAATGCTCCTGAGGTAGCGTTGGAATATCATCCCGGCGAGGGGAATATCTATGCCAACGGCGGAGCTGTGTATGCCGACGGGAAATATTATGTGCTCACACATGTGCCCAACACCGGCAAGATACAGAAAAATATTCTCTATACCTACGATGCCGACACGTGGACTCTGATATCCGAGAAGGAAATACCGCTCTCGACATCAGCTTCCGACCTTACCTGGTGTCCGGTCGACAACAAGGTATACGGAGTGTTCACCAACTCGACATCTTCGGGATATGTGTTCGGCACGCTCTGTCTTGACGATGGCGTCGTAAGCGAAATCAAGGAGATCACCCTCATGGACGGAAACCGTCCTGTATCGTTTCTTGTGGTTGCCGCCGACAAGGAGGGTGACATCTACGGCATAGCCTCGACGGGCGACCTCTATCGTTTCGACCGTCTCACCGGCGACTATACGTGTGTCGGCCCTACAGGATTCGTGCCCGCCCTGTGGAATCAGTCGGGATGTTTCGACTTCACTACCGGCGAGCTTTACTGGGCCGCATGCAATGCCGACCTTTCTGCGCTCTTTATCGTGGATACCTCGACCGGCGCAGCCACACGTGTCTGCACATTTGCCGACGATGAGGAGTTCGTCGGGCTCTACTCGCTAAGCTCTGTGGCCGACCTCAAGGGGCCGCAGGCTGTCGGTTCGCTCACAGTCGTACTTGACCGCAACGTGCTTTCCGGCACAATATCTTTCGATATGCCCTCGGTCACTATTTCCGGTGACGCCGTTTCCGGCTCTCTGGATTATACCGTAGAGGATGGCGGCACCGTCATCATGTCAGGTACGGCCTCTGCCGGTGCTACGGTCGAGCGCGACATTACCTTTGCTGAAGGGCTGCATACACTCGTGGTATATGCAGCATCCTCCGAAGGGCGCGGTGCATCCTCGCGCCTTACCGTATATGCCGGAGATGACACCCCTGCAGTTCCGTCGGGGGTGTCGGCGGTGAAAACCGGCGATGAGATAGTCATATCCTGGAATGCCGTAGCCGACGGTGCCCACCGCGGCTATGTCGACCCGTCCGCTGTCACCTATACAGTCACCAGAATGCCCGATGCGCAGGTAGTTGCTTCCGGCATTTCGTCGACGTCATGTAAAGACACTGCGTTGCCCTCTCTGCTCGGCGACTATACATATGAGGTTGCTGCATCATATGCTGGAAAACAAGGCTCGCCGGCCGTGTCCGCGCCATTGACCCTTGGCTCAACACTGTCGGCTCCGGTGGCGTTTGACCTTACCGATGAGGCGCAGTTCAAGTTTTTTACGGTAATAGATGCCAACGCCGACGGCACTACATGGCAGTGGAGCATCAACGGCACACGCTGCAACTACCACCGCACCAACAACACCGATGACTGGCTTGTTACTCCGCCTGTAGAGCTAAAGGCCGGCCATCGCTACAAGATAGAGATAGAGGGGCGCTCGGGGAGCAACCGGTATAAGGAGATGTTTGAGGTGATGGCCGGACCGTCGCCGCATGCCGAGGCTCTTGCTATTCCTGTGATAGGGCCGACTGAGCTCACTGCCGGCAACCGGGAGACTGTCACCGCAGTGTTCACTCCCGACGCCGACGGCCCTTGCCGTTTCGGTATCCACGGTATCAGCGAGAAATATATGAACGGGATATACATCTACTCCTTCTCTGTTTCAGAGCCGGTGGCTCCCGGGGCGCCGGTCGCTCCGTCGGCCCTTGTAGCTGAGGCCGCTCCCTTGGGCAGACTGGAGGCCACAGTCTCTGCAATAGCTCCTGTAGAAGCTGTCGACGGTTCTGCGATTGTCTCGCTTCTGAAAGCTGAGATTGTCAATCTTACCACCGGCAATACGGTCTCTGTCGTTGATAATCCGGAGCCTGGCGCGCAGGTATCTGTCACAGATGTCGCTCCTGTCAACGGTTTCAATGAATATTCGGTGGTGTTCTACACCGAGGCAGGTAAGGGGTATCCCGCTACGGTCAGTGTCTATGTCGGAGAGGATATACCGCAGCCTGTATCCGATGTGGTTTTGCGCCAGGAGGGTGACAATGCCGTGCTTGTGTGGAAAGCTCCCGCCGAGGGTGTCAACGGCGGCTATGTGAATCCCGACCGGCTCACCTACCGGGTGGCCCTCTCGTCGAGTTCAGTTACCGTGGCGCCCTCGCTTACGGAATGCACCTTTACCGACAGCTCACAGCCTACCGACGGCCAGCGAGTGCTCCAATATACCGTCTATGCCACAAGTGCAGCCGGTACCTCGTCGGGCACACGCTCCAACAGTCTGACATTCGGCACACCTTACACTGCTCCGTTCGTTGAGTCGTTTTCCGGCGGCAGGGAGGACATGTCGCCATGGGTGACAATTGTGGAGGAGGGGACGGGCTATCCGTCGTGGACTCCCACAACAAAGGGATATGACAATATCGACTACTCGCAGGACGGCGATGCCGGATGGGTGAAATATTCGTCCAACGGCACTGTCACGCTTGTATCGCCGCTTGTCGATATCGCTCCCCTCCGCTCGCCGATGCTGAAATTCTGGATGATGTCGCCCGACGGTCCTGTCGCCCTTGACGTGATGGTGTCGGCCGATCAGGGTCTTACATGGGACATCCTGTGTTCTCTGCAGGCCGAATGTGCCGCGTGGGAGTGCGTTACCTTCGGTCTTGACCGATATGCTTCTGCAAATCGCCTTCAGGTAGCATTCAAAGCCGCCACCCGCGATTACAACGATATGATGCTCGACAATATCCGGCTTACCGACAGCCGGGCCATAGACCTTGGCGTGGTCTCGTTCTCCGGGCCCGAGCGTGTGGTAGGCGGCACCGTCGCCGCATACTCCGTGCGACTTCTCAACGAGGGCACTCAGACAGCCGAAAATTACACCGTGGATATCTCTGCCGGCGGACGACTGCTCGCTTCGGCCACAGGCGCTCCGGTAGAGCCCGACGGTTTTGTGTCGCTCTCTGTCGATGTTCCGGTGCCGGTCAATGTTGAGAGCATAGGTCTCACTGCGGCGGTGACGGTCGACGGCGACGAGTATGGAGCCAACGATGAGGCCGCGCTGGCGGTGTCGGTCGATGTTCCCCGTCTCCCTGTCGTAGGTTCGCTTTCCGCCGTCAATGCCGGAGGTGCTGTCAGGCTCGTTTGGGAACGTCCTGCCGAGGAGCGCAATCCGAGTCCGTTTACCGACAGTCTGGAGTCGCTTGACCCATGGGACTTCGGGGGCGTCAGTGCCGGAAATCCCCACGGAGCAATCGGCGACTACCGCATCTACGACGCCGACGGCGGGGCCACTGTGGCTATAAGCTCGTGGGCGAAGCATCCCAACGCCTATGCGCCGATGGCCTTTCAGGTGGCAAAGGCCGGGAAATATCCCGACCTCGACCTTTCTACCTATGGCGTCAATGCCCGTTCGGGTGCATGCTCATTTGTAGTGTGGGGTGCGGCCGAGGGTGCAAGTTCCGACTGGCTCATCTTGCCGGAGTTGTTCCCGGGAGAGACTACAGTGGCGTTTTGGGCACATGCCGCGGCGGTAAGCTACGGCCAGATTCGGCCTGAGAAAATCGAGATACTCTATTCGTCGACGGGATGCGATATCGCCGATTTCACCACATATGGCGAGCCATTTGAGGTGCCCAACGGATGGAGCACCGACTCTGAAAACGGTTTCCGGAAGTATGAGGTCACGCTCCCTGCCGATGCAAAATATGCCGCAATACGCGCGAGTCTGTCCACTCAGGACAATAAGGCCATCGTAATCGACGATATCACCTTTGTGCCGGCTTCGTCACCGATGGAGCAGCTTGAGATACGCGGCTACAACATATACCGCGACGGCGAGAGAATCGCATGGTCCGATGTGGAGGAATACCTTGATACCACATCCGGCGACGGGAAGACACATGTCTACAACGTGACTACAGCCTACCATGTGGGCGAATCGGCATTTTCCAACGATGCCGACGTATTCACTTCTGGCATAGAGGCCGTAGCGGACGATACAGCTTGCACACCGGTGCGCTATTACAATCTTCAGGGCATTGCGATTCGCACGCCTGTACGGGGCAATACATATATAGTAAGATTGTCCGACGGTACAACAGCAAAGCGTGTGTTCTGA
- a CDS encoding glycoside hydrolase family 2 TIM barrel-domain containing protein — protein sequence MAVVSLSASARSTQLLEKGWRFTREDNSEFSVPSYDDRLWQAVTVPHDWAIYGPFSWQNDMQKVAIAQDGQKEAMEHAGRTGGLPFVGTGWYRNDIDIPALAPGERVTLKFDGAMSHARVYVNGKEAGYWPYGYNSFYFDITGLVKPGEKNNIAVRLENLPESSRWYPGAGLYRNVHLIVTDGAYIPVWGTYITTPNVSKEWAKVDVATEVRLPAGADEAQYSLRTSVYSPSGEMVKSVTTPLSDLQYNDSTVRQSFVVDRPALWSPDAPQLYEAKSELIGNGKVRDEYLTTFGIRSIEIRPNEGFFLNGEKTVFKGVCNHHDLGPLGAAVNDAAIRRQIRILKDMGCNAIRTSHNMPAPELVKACDEMGMMVMAESFDEWRRPKVKNGYNLLFDEWAEKDLTNLIKNYRNSPSVVMWCIGNEVSEQWHPGDVKTAYFLQNICHRLDPTRPVTQGMDGPDAVLNNNFAAIMDVAGFNYRPFKYPEAYQKLPQQIVLGTETASTVSSRGVYKFPVERKAMATYDDHQASGYDVEHCGWSNLPEDDFIQHEDLPYCIGEFVWTGFDYLGEPTPYYTNWPSHSSLFGIVDLAGIPKDRYYLYRSHWNPEASTLHILPHWTFPGREGEVTPVFVYTNHPEAELFINGVSQGRRKKDLSVGIDSSYTEAAQKSFERQKRYRLMWMDTRYEPGTVTVVAYDAAGTPVDTAEVRTAGKPHHLVVTADRDSYVADGRDMAFINVKVVDKDGNLCPDASQKVKFAVKGAGTYHAAANGDASSLESFQEPQMSLFHGQLTAVVRTGEKPGEIVFTASAPGVKSARITLNSTK from the coding sequence ATGGCCGTGGTTTCTTTAAGCGCCTCGGCACGCAGCACACAGCTGCTTGAGAAAGGGTGGAGGTTTACCCGTGAGGACAACAGTGAATTCTCAGTTCCGTCTTACGACGACCGGTTGTGGCAGGCTGTGACCGTACCCCATGACTGGGCTATATACGGCCCCTTCAGCTGGCAGAACGACATGCAGAAAGTGGCTATCGCACAGGACGGTCAGAAAGAAGCCATGGAACATGCCGGACGCACCGGAGGCCTCCCTTTTGTAGGCACCGGATGGTATCGCAACGATATTGATATCCCCGCTCTTGCTCCTGGCGAGCGAGTTACACTAAAGTTTGACGGCGCCATGTCGCATGCGCGAGTGTATGTCAACGGCAAGGAAGCCGGCTACTGGCCCTACGGATACAATTCTTTCTATTTCGACATAACCGGCCTTGTAAAGCCCGGCGAGAAAAACAATATCGCCGTAAGGTTGGAGAACCTGCCCGAATCGTCGCGCTGGTATCCCGGAGCGGGGCTGTACCGCAATGTACACCTTATTGTTACCGACGGAGCCTATATACCCGTGTGGGGCACATACATCACCACTCCCAATGTCAGCAAAGAGTGGGCCAAAGTAGATGTCGCCACCGAGGTACGCCTCCCCGCCGGTGCCGACGAGGCGCAGTATTCGCTGCGTACCTCTGTCTACTCCCCTTCGGGCGAGATGGTCAAGAGCGTCACTACACCACTGTCGGACCTCCAATACAATGACAGCACCGTGCGTCAGTCGTTTGTCGTTGACCGTCCGGCGCTGTGGTCGCCTGATGCACCGCAATTGTATGAAGCGAAGAGCGAGCTTATCGGCAACGGCAAGGTAAGAGATGAGTACCTTACCACATTCGGCATACGCTCTATCGAGATACGTCCCAATGAGGGATTCTTCCTCAACGGCGAGAAGACTGTGTTCAAGGGTGTGTGCAATCACCATGATCTCGGCCCCTTGGGCGCGGCTGTCAACGATGCCGCCATACGCCGCCAGATACGCATTCTCAAGGATATGGGTTGCAACGCTATCCGCACATCCCACAACATGCCTGCTCCCGAGCTGGTAAAGGCATGCGACGAGATGGGCATGATGGTGATGGCCGAGAGCTTCGACGAATGGCGTCGCCCCAAGGTAAAAAACGGCTACAACCTCCTATTTGACGAGTGGGCCGAGAAGGACCTTACCAATCTTATAAAGAATTACCGCAACAGTCCCTCGGTGGTCATGTGGTGTATCGGCAACGAGGTATCGGAACAGTGGCATCCCGGCGACGTCAAGACCGCATATTTCCTCCAGAACATATGCCACCGTCTTGACCCGACACGTCCCGTCACCCAGGGCATGGACGGTCCCGACGCTGTGCTCAACAACAACTTCGCTGCGATAATGGATGTGGCCGGATTCAATTACCGTCCCTTTAAATATCCTGAGGCATACCAGAAACTGCCACAGCAGATTGTACTTGGCACAGAGACGGCCTCTACCGTCAGCTCGCGCGGTGTCTACAAATTCCCCGTAGAGCGCAAGGCTATGGCCACCTACGACGACCACCAGGCCTCAGGCTACGATGTGGAACACTGCGGATGGTCCAATCTTCCTGAAGATGATTTCATCCAGCATGAGGACCTTCCCTACTGCATAGGCGAGTTCGTATGGACCGGATTTGACTACCTCGGAGAGCCTACACCGTATTATACCAACTGGCCGAGCCACAGCTCGCTGTTCGGCATTGTCGACCTTGCGGGCATACCCAAGGACCGCTACTATCTCTATCGCAGCCACTGGAATCCCGAGGCCTCGACCTTGCATATACTGCCTCACTGGACATTCCCCGGACGCGAGGGCGAAGTGACTCCGGTATTTGTCTACACCAACCATCCCGAGGCCGAACTGTTTATCAACGGCGTAAGCCAGGGACGCCGCAAGAAGGACCTCTCCGTGGGAATCGACAGCTCATATACTGAGGCCGCACAGAAGAGTTTCGAGCGACAGAAGCGCTACCGACTCATGTGGATGGATACCCGTTATGAGCCGGGCACCGTCACCGTGGTGGCTTACGATGCCGCCGGTACTCCCGTCGATACCGCCGAAGTGCGTACCGCAGGCAAGCCCCACCATCTTGTTGTGACCGCCGACCGCGACAGCTATGTGGCCGACGGACGCGACATGGCGTTTATCAACGTGAAGGTTGTCGACAAGGATGGAAACCTGTGTCCCGATGCCTCGCAGAAAGTGAAATTCGCTGTAAAGGGCGCCGGCACATACCATGCCGCTGCAAACGGCGACGCATCTTCGCTCGAATCGTTCCAGGAGCCTCAGATGTCGCTGTTCCATGGCCAGCTTACAGCCGTAGTGCGCACCGGCGAGAAACCCGGTGAGATTGTATTCACGGCCTCGGCGCCGGGAGTGAAATCTGCCCGAATAACTCTTAACTCTACAAAATAA